CACTAAAGATTATGGAGATTATTAGCACACCTAATGACTATAAAATTGATTACTTTACTATAACATAACTGTATATTCGTCATATAAGAAGAAATAAAAGGAATAAACACTTTTACCTATTTTCTAAAGTTAAGCATTCATGTGTTCCTTGTATTTGTGGAAGGAAACAACCTGAACATTCATATTTTATATACCCAGTATTCATGCATTTGATCCTTGCAAAGAAAAGGATATACAGTATGTTATTACAGATGATGTTCTAGTAGCATGGACTAGTTTCTGCAGTAATAAAAAAGTATATATGTATTTAAGGACTTCCCTTACAACCTCCATGCATTCATAGACTAAGAAATTGAATGCCTAAGGCATCTATGAATTTAATAAAGGAGAATCACTTGATATATTTGTAAAATACCTTCTGATATATTCCACCTGGGCTAGAAGCTGCATTCCACATCTGTGTAGCTGAGCTAGAGGAATATAATTGGAATCTTACGGTGGGCAGAACCATGAAATCAAGGACAGGGGAATAGCAAGGGATGGGGAAAGAAACAGAACTAAGGAAATAACTAAATAGTTTCGGTTCAGAAATAATAATAGAGGTGGAGGTATTTTCTGTTACCCAAGGTAGTGAGATCTTCATAAATATATTACAAGGTAGAAAGTAATTATAAAAATGACTTGCACTTGTACTTCTGTGCATCTAACACTGTTAGCAAGAGTTTGATGTAGTTATCTACATGTTTCCCTTCTACCTGCCCTGACTCACCATGGACAACAAACCTGGAAGTCATTCATCTTTACTGAACCTATGGATGGAGATGGTTTCAGTCCAGCAATGTTCCATCAGTCTGTATGTTCCAGCATGTACTTCTATCATcagacacaaaatgtatgtgttttagtCCCAAAAGTTGTTTTGACTTTCGGGTTGTCAGTCCATGCAGTTTCAAAACATCCGTCTTTGGTTCTTTGTACATCATGTTTTCCTACTTCATTCTTAGTTTGAAAAGGACACTAGCCAACTTGGTTTTATCTGAGCAACAGCCATCCAGACACTACATAGCTCTGGATCAAACTATTTGTTCCCTCTGTAAATGCATCTAGATACAAGACACCATGCCAAAGGATAGTTTGTATCAATCATATCTCTGGAAGGGAAGTTTACAAGAGTGCCAGAATGACATCACAAAATCAGAGGAGCTGTATTTCAATAGTACAATGCTTGTAAAGtactgatatatatatatatttttaaatcatCTTTAGTTTTAGTAGTCCCCCAAagattatatcaacacagcctCCCTTTGATGAAACAGTTGTAAAATCAAGTTGTATGAAAATACTTTAACTTTTATTACACATCCAACTATATTATGGCTAACTACAGACATTCTACAAATTTTTGCTGCGACAAGCAGCTCGATAGCTTGCTCGGCCAGTCCACAAAAATTGCATGTGCGTACGTGGACTATTGTGAAATTCACACTTGTTTATATAAGACATGGCTCACTAGCTCACCAGATCCATTCTACTGTTGAAGTACAGCGGTCAGATATATCACAGCATTGGTGAAAAGGTTGACATCATTTAATGATATACAGTAAAGAGAGTTAGGAAAAATTGCCATTGTCAAAGCAATAAAACAAGTGTCATGTTCCGTATGGTGTTGCCAAATAACTACACCCAATGTGAGACCCCATTGTTTCTGTGTAAAACTGAAGAACGTGAGTTAGCCAAACCAATGTCCACAAGGTTGTCAAGTTCAACTGATGGTGGTGATCCCTGGTGGTCATCCGGAGTGCTCAACAACAACAGAAGAGGTCATTTATCATTTCTTCTGGAAAAATCCCATAATTGAAGCCTGCTTGGTTCCTTTATTGGCAGTGGGAGTAGATTTCTTCTGgcttttcttttcctctttcttgcCAGTTGATAGTGTAGCGGGGGCTGAAGTGGGTTTACTGGCCTGTACTTCATCCTCCGTCTCAGAGTAGGATTCACTCTCGAAGGCCTTCTCTGTCACTGGACAACAGACAGACATTCTTTGATCAGACATCTAACCTTTCATGGTTATCCTATCATGTCTTTGTACAAGAATGAAGAAACAGGATATTTAGACTGTAAAATCCAAACGCGACAATACTGGATCACTGATATGAAATAAAGTTATAAAACCGTACCAATGCAGCCCTCTTCATCCTGAAAGGTATGAGCTTTCAAGACAcgcctccttttcctcttcttAGGGGACTTCTCCTGGATGGATATAAAAAGAAGCTGAttataaaacataaaaatagaTAATACACCTTTGATACTACTACAAGCTGTATTTCTTAGGGTTTAGTAATCCCAAAACAAGAAGTTATATCATTTGACATCTTACATCAGGGCATGAAACTGGTTCTCTCTTTACTTGGCAGCCTCGACTCGATGAAGGCTTCCTCACATCTTGTTGCCGTGGAGAATCAGGAATAACTATAACGGGGAAAAGTTAGCTCAACTTCAGGTTGTCATCCAATTGATGACTTTTTGATGACCTAAAATGCATTAAGCTGCATGAAGGATGAACTTTGGTAGAAATGCAGGGGCCAAAGACACAGCAGGGCCGTGCAGCTCGTCTTACCCTCATCGTCACTACTGTCTGGCTGAGGCTTCTtgatcctccttctcttcttcttctggctctctgttttctcctcctcaccatcaGAATGGTTGAGCCTCTTGGTCTTGCTACCAAAAGGAAAGATAACAGTGCTGCGTTCAAGTGTCATAGTTACATCCTTGCATGCACATGTGTTTTAACGTATAATTAAAACGCACTTTCCGTGCTCCTTCTCAAGCACATCCTCCGGTTCCTCCATCTCCAGCTGAGTTTGTTTCACAGGCGGGCTTGTAGGTTTACTCTCTACTGGAGAAGGTTCAGCTACTTCCTCCTGTTTCACCGGGTCCGCAGGCTTTTCTGTGGCAAACACAACATGTGTCAAGTTTAGATGGTTCATTCCTAAAGGACACATTATCAGATTTGCAGATGTAGGTCTTCTCACTTGCTGCTTGTTTCCCGAAGAAGTTACTCATAGCATTTGTCTTGGAAACTGGTTTATTTTTGGAGATCTCAATCTAgaaaattgaaaaattaaaataGGTCATTAATACGAGACTAAAGTATGTGTTACAGTTGGCAGTGTTTGTATAACGAGATCCTTCAGAGAAGAGCGAGTAGTAAACATGGCTACCGCAGGTACATGGGCAGGTgtgtcctccttcttctccgaCTTGATCTCTTtttcgtttttgggggcattctTGTTTCCAAACATTCCCATGATTCCTTTAGGCTTGGCGGTAGGTTTAGCAGGCAGACTGGTTTGACCATTCATGACAGATTTGACTTCTTGTTCCGTGTCTGGTGGCGGGGCCTGTGTTCTCTCAGGAGTCTCTATGGGGATTGCGCTGGCACAGTGGATAGCACTGTACCTGTGCCAACAGATTGATACATTATATTCTAAAGATCAGTGAGTGAACATCCGTTTTTATACTATACTATAATTGTAGTCATTGCCAGCTTTTTATTCCTATTCTTTCACTGACCAACATGCATTTAATATAGATGGGTAACCTGCTGCAGTTCTTAATATTCTCCTTCACAGCGTCATAATCAACACTGTACAGGGGACCACTGTCTTTCAGCTCAGCTTTCTGGACGCTGTACACGTGGACACTAACAGTCAGGCTCAACTTCGACTTCACATCTGCGAAACACAGAACACGTTTAGATACAGATGTGGCCTGCACATGACAAGTGATTTTAGAAACGTGTTAAATTACATTACATGTGAACACCATCTAAAACACAAAAGATCTGAATGAACTTCagcaggtggacagagagatgacCTACCCTCCAGCTGATCTTCTCGCACGACCGACACCTTATGGCTCTGGAATAAAAGCAGAGGACCTCATTAATCACACCAGTCATGCCTGACCACCCAAGGACTAAATATAAAAAGATGTAAGTTATGAAGATAGTCATTAAGTGCACTGATAACATGCAAGCTAAACGTCATTGAAGTATAGCTGGGGATAGTGTGCTCAAAGTCACGGGGCATTCTGACTTGTCCACTTACCGCTTGGCCATTCTCAACAAACTTGCCAGAGACTAGATAAGTAGCATGAAGCTGAGTagaactctctctccttttctgctCCAAGTAATGAAACAGCATTCTGGAATATAAAAAGATCAGGAAGCATCCATTTTGAAACAAGGACAAACTGACGTTTTTGCAGCGAGTCACTTTAAAGATCTGTCTGAAGCATGTAACCCAGTTGCCTACGTAGAAACTATGCTTAACGGGTTCAATGTGGACTACATTGCTGGTTATCACTCACTGTTTGGCCAGGTTGACATGGACACCGAGTGTGAGACTGAGCCATTTGTAGGTTACCTGGTTGAAGACACAATAGGTAAACATGATTCAGCGAATACTTGTTTGATTGGGAAGTTCTGTAATATAGCTAGAACGTTATTTTACATGATTACTCTGATGAGGaaactgtagctagctaacaacaTTAGTGTTGTGGCTAGTGGCTATCTAGCTAAGCAAGCTAACCCTCATCACCAGCAATAAAAGTCGTAAATCAGGAAGAGGTCACTTACTATCTTATTGTGGTCATTGACATATTCATCAATATTATCCAGATACATTTCATCCATTGTGTTACTTGAATAGGGTTGGCTGCCAGGTTACTTGTTGCTTATGTAGCCAAGTACGAGTTTGTACCAAGTAGTGGCGGGAATACATTCGCCAGCGCTTTATTTACTTCCTGTCACGTGTGCTTGGACCAGGATGTGTTCACAACCGTCCAAGTGTTTAGAGACAGTTGCGACACAATGGCCGCTCAGAACCTCTCTCACCGCTCATCTCATTTTCAAACCAGATGTGCTCGATATTTATACATCTGGTCTGAATATTGCGTACAACATTACGGATTTAGTGGTCCGCTCTTTCTATATCCAAGTCATAACACTTTCATTTTCCATCAACACCtacatttattatttttctATTGCTTAATGTTCATTCTCAATTCTGCAAcagaaaatataaatatttagtATCCACTCATTGAGAATGAAATAAGACACATTTCAATATGCAAGACAAAACGGTAATTAGCAGTAcaatgttattttttatttcagttgTCAATGTGAGACATCTGGTTGTTTGTCTCAGACTCAATGTGTGTTGCTTGTTCTACTGTTTTCACATGAACCATCTTGTATTTTTTCTTCATGTCCCTTAGTAATGTCAAAGCCTCTTCATACTCCTCCTTGTAGacatctttttcttctaaaacACTGTCTGTAAAGGAAACATAATTGACATATTCAACAAATGAAATATCTGAGCCACCACTCAACCTCCCAGTAGACGCTGTTAGTATTCATACTTAAGTGGACTTTAGTGATTGTTTTCCTGTCTTTCATTTCTAGGAGCATCTCCTGAAATCTTTCCCCTTTGAGCTTTCTTGGTCTTGGCGGTGGTAGTTTTCCAATCTGTGAATTAAAAGTATGATTTAGCTTTAACTTATTCGTTAAAATATGGATGACAAAATCTGTCAGTGTATGAATATTTAGAATGAATTTAGAGTTTAACGGCaacctttttctctttttctgtgaaTGGTGTTTGAAAGCTGTCAAGTTTAGGTTGGGAATCTCTGTAGACAAGGAGAttcttgagtgtgtgttctaACATCCTGACAGCAAATTGAATTCCTGTGAAACAAACCATTGCATGAAAACACTTATAATAGCCTACATATACATATTACAATGAAGTCAAGTCACAATTATTTCTACAGTATATTTAAAAACATctgtaaaacaatttaaaataaaGCATTTAAGATAAGATTGAATACAAGGATAACATTGCTGCACTTACACAGTCGCATAGGATAGAGTGAATAAATGGATCTTAAAATAAGATTGCCATACCAACAGGCTCCACCATATCAGGATCTGGTTTTGCATCCCACAATAATTCATAGCCTTTCAATTTCTCTGGAATGCCAATGCAATCTTTTTTCTCAATCTCTTTGCGATCCTCTGTCATGTCCAGTAGAGGTTTGTTTGAATCAGGTAAATTGGTTACCTGATAACAATAGGAAACTGTCACAATGAAACCAGCACACTGATAAACCTTGAAGTCATTTGtaatagaaaaaaaacatgacaaATATAATCGTTACCTGGGTAACAAAGAATGAGTCTCTATCTCGGAATGGATCATTAGCTGATTCCACTTCAGCATCCATAACATCAGAGCATCTAGTAACTGacccctctttcttctcctctaacTTGGTTTGTGTGCCAGAGCTCAGTGTGGACTTTCTCTCCAGGGAGCCAGGACTCAAACAGAGTTCATCATGTTCCTGCCCCTTTTCTAGTACAGGGTTATCAAATAGAGTAGGAGTTGTCATCAGTATAGACGCCTTTGGTACCTTCCGGATTTTTGTTTTGACCTGTCCAGGGAAGTGAAACATCTCAATTATTGAAGCCTTAGAATTTCAAACCCTGAGCATTAACACTAAGTTAGAAACACTACATTCAAACCTTTCGTTTAGAGTCAGCTGATATCATCAAAGGAGGTTTCACAACTTCAGGTGTCTTCTTCCGGACTATTCTGAtacccagcctctcctggaggAAGTAGGTCAACACAGGAGGGTCACCTGCACGTCCACAAATCTCATATCAGTGACATTCCTGTTTCACATAATCAACAGACTACATTGTCCACTGTCTATCAGATACAAACCACTTCTCTCCATGGTGAGTGGATTGGAGTGAATCACAAGCTCGTTCAGCATAGGAAACAGAGCGACGGCCAACAGCCCTTCTTCCTCAAATATCTGAAGATGATTATTCAACAGAGGTCCAAAAATCTAACTTTACCGATGCACAACATAATATTTCACAACCATGTAACATATTGAATAGGAACAGTACAGACCTTATTGTTAGCTAGGTTGAGGAAGCGAAGCTCTGGAAGTGGCAAGGTGAATGCTCCAGACGATTCCTCTCTTTTCACAGTGTCAAGGGAAATGTGACTCTGGGAATTGTGCGGGACTACTCTGGACTCCTAAAGAGAACATGCAGAGAATTTACAAGCCCCTAACATGTGAGTTTGACTTTGGAAAAAAGTGGTTCGCGATCACTTACCCCTGAGTCATTCTTCATTTCCTTACAACTGTGTTTTGAATCATCTGAGTTGATGAGATATCAGATATATAGATAAAACACGTGAGGAAAACTGTTGAACTACATATATAATGTTTGATTTTGTGTATACCAACCATGCATCCAGTTAGAAGCTTCTCTCATTACTTCAGGGGAGTCAAGGTAATTCACAAGGTCTTCACTAGGCTGCTTGTTCTCAGTTGGCCAGTGCTGCAGATGTCCTGTCTGTTGCATGTATGGTATGTCGGAGATATAGTTTCCTTGCAGGTTTAAATACTGTAGTCTGAAAATGTCAAACGGGAATTGTAAAACATTATGAACATACTATTCATTTCACTAATAAACATCTATTACAGACATGATTTATATGAACCTTCAATCTGTAACCAACCTTTTCAAGTTGGCAACGCTGCTGAAGACTCCAGAGGAGAGTTTATTGTCATCTAGTGATAGCAGCTCAAGAGCTCTGAACCGTGTCCCAGCATCCTCCACAGACCTGTGGAATAGTGGTTAATACTTTTATAGTGGCTATATCCCTTTCCACATCCAAACACAGTCAGAGATAGTGCAGTACTGGCAACTTTGTGCAGCCTGTgtgggacatttacatttagtcatttagcagacgctctaatccagagcgacttgcagtaagtacagggagatTCCCcatgaggcaagtaggatgaagtgccttgcccaaggacataacgtcattttgcacggccagaaatcagaccagcaaccttctgattaatatcccgattccctaaccgctcagccatctaaccCACGATATCTTTCCTTGATAGTCTACCGCCCCCCAGTGGTTTATAGGGTACCCTGCCACCAGACTAACCCAGGCAAATGCATTAGTGTATGTGTCAGAAAACGTAGAAATaatgttatgttttttttttggtcaatATGAATGAACTCACCGCTGTGAGGGGCCTTTGTGTGGGGCAGCCAGGTTGGGAGGAAGAGCCTGGAGTTGATTGTGAGTTAGATGAAGGGCTTTCAGACAGGGAAGTAAGCCAATGGACATGATGTCATCAACAGACAGGTTGTTGTAGGACAAATCCAGAACCTTATTTAAAAGAAGGAGCCTTCAGTCAAACATCAGCTTCAGTCTCAATGTTGCGGAGTATCGAGATTTCATAAGTATGGGATGTAAACAGTGTACAGCATCAAGACTACGTAGATACCAAGAAATAATCCAGTATTGATAGGTCATGGTGAGTCATTTTACCTCCAAGTGAGGGAAGCCATCAGGATTGAATGTTATGTTGCAGAGACTATTCAAGGATAGCTCAAGCTCCCTTAAGGAGGAGAATTTGCTGAATGGCTCTAGAACAAGTAATAAAAAGGGTTTTAGATCACATTCATAAAATGGCTTTGACACTCGAGAATTGTTCATTTTACTCTACCACTGTTATGTCATGGTAAAGGACTACAATGCTCAAGTTATTATTGTATGCATACAAATATGTTCCAGCCTAGAAACACTATATAAAGGGTGGCCTAAACAAAAAGTATACAGCCTGATGTAACATTAAACCTATTGGAAGAGAGTTGTCAGATGCGTTGACATATGCAACATTGTCAAAATCCACTAAATCTTCAGTCTTGACCTGTTGAAGACAAGAAAACATAAACGTATGCATGGTTCGTATAATATTGTCTGCATGTGTTCTTTTCTGATGGATCAAATTATTGATGGGATTCTTACAGAGTTCAGTCTCTGTTCACTGATGTCCACCGAGCACAGGTCAGATGGCTGGTCCACGCAATGCAACTTCATCTAGAAGGACAAGTTAAGAAAATCCTGTTTTGTCTACTACAGTATTTTTATTTACCGTTTCTCCAATCTACTTAACAGTAGCCTATGTAACCCAGTAAAATCCATCCTTTTAGTCTT
This window of the Osmerus mordax isolate fOsmMor3 chromosome 19, fOsmMor3.pri, whole genome shotgun sequence genome carries:
- the xrra1 gene encoding X-ray radiation resistance-associated protein 1, translating into MKLHCVDQPSDLCSVDISEQRLNSVKTEDLVDFDNVAYVNASDNSLPIEPFSKFSSLRELELSLNSLCNITFNPDGFPHLEVLDLSYNNLSVDDIMSIGLLPCLKALHLTHNQLQALPPNLAAPHKGPSQRSVEDAGTRFRALELLSLDDNKLSSGVFSSVANLKRLQYLNLQGNYISDIPYMQQTGHLQHWPTENKQPSEDLVNYLDSPEESRVVPHNSQSHISLDTVKREESSGAFTLPLPELRFLNLANNKIFEEEGLLAVALFPMLNELVIHSNPLTMERSGDPPVLTYFLQERLGIRIVRKKTPEVVKPPLMISADSKRKVTNLPDSNKPLLDMTEDRKEIEKKDCIGIPEKLKGYELLWDAKPDPDMVEPVGIQFAVRMLEHTLKNLLVYRDSQPKLDSFQTPFTEKEKKIGKLPPPRPRKLKGERFQEMLLEMKDRKTITKVHLNSVLEEKDVYKEEYEEALTLLRDMKKKYKMVHVKTVEQATHIESETNNQMSHIDN
- the pold3 gene encoding DNA polymerase delta subunit 3, translated to MDEMYLDNIDEYVNDHNKIVTYKWLSLTLGVHVNLAKQMLFHYLEQKRRESSTQLHATYLVSGKFVENGQASHKVSVVREDQLEDVKSKLSLTVSVHVYSVQKAELKDSGPLYSVDYDAVKENIKNCSRYSAIHCASAIPIETPERTQAPPPDTEQEVKSVMNGQTSLPAKPTAKPKGIMGMFGNKNAPKNEKEIKSEKKEDTPAHVPAIEISKNKPVSKTNAMSNFFGKQAAKKPADPVKQEEVAEPSPVESKPTSPPVKQTQLEMEEPEDVLEKEHGNKTKRLNHSDGEEEKTESQKKKRRRIKKPQPDSSDDEVIPDSPRQQDVRKPSSSRGCQVKREPVSCPDEKSPKKRKRRRVLKAHTFQDEEGCIVTEKAFESESYSETEDEVQASKPTSAPATLSTGKKEEKKSQKKSTPTANKGTKQASIMGFFQKK